The following are from one region of the Gammaproteobacteria bacterium genome:
- the pstA gene encoding phosphate ABC transporter membrane subunit PstA, protein MNIPLRKLRAIKNYLALTISMAAMAFGLFWVIWILATTIDLGLTSLSLKLFTEMTPPPGSTSGGLANAIVGSLILVTLATLVGTPVGVMAGIYLAEYGRHTWLGRTTHFINDLLLSAPSIIIGLFIYEIHVARVGHFSAVAGVAALALIVIPVVIRTTENMLRLVPNGLREAAFALGAPKWLVIGKVTLKASLAGIMTGVLLAVARISGETAPLLFTALSNQFWTLDLNAPMATLPVTIFKFAMSPFKDWQELAWAGVFLITLGVLGLNILARALFRRRAND, encoded by the coding sequence ATGAATATTCCCTTACGTAAGCTACGTGCGATTAAAAATTACCTCGCCTTGACTATTTCCATGGCAGCCATGGCGTTCGGTCTTTTCTGGGTGATCTGGATTCTTGCGACCACCATTGATTTGGGGCTTACCAGCCTTTCGCTGAAATTATTCACGGAAATGACCCCGCCACCCGGTTCTACTTCGGGTGGACTGGCCAACGCCATCGTTGGCAGTCTAATTCTAGTGACATTGGCGACTCTGGTAGGTACGCCGGTAGGTGTAATGGCCGGCATTTACCTCGCGGAATACGGCCGCCATACTTGGCTTGGACGAACCACCCACTTTATCAATGATTTGCTGTTATCAGCGCCATCGATCATTATTGGTTTGTTCATTTATGAAATCCATGTAGCCAGGGTGGGGCATTTTTCTGCCGTCGCGGGCGTCGCGGCTCTTGCATTAATCGTTATTCCGGTGGTAATTCGCACGACCGAAAATATGCTGAGACTGGTGCCCAACGGATTGCGCGAGGCCGCGTTCGCATTGGGCGCGCCGAAATGGCTCGTGATTGGCAAGGTAACCCTGAAAGCATCTCTTGCCGGCATTATGACCGGCGTGCTACTGGCGGTAGCGCGGATTTCCGGCGAGACCGCACCTTTGTTATTCACCGCGTTATCCAACCAATTCTGGACTCTCGATCTTAACGCGCCCATGGCCACCCTACCGGTGACCATTTTCAAATTCGCCATGAGTCCCTTTAAGGACTGGCAGGAATTAGCCTGGGCAGGTGTTTTCTTGATTACCCTCGGGGTTCTTGGCCTTAACATTCTTGCCCGTGCGCTATTTCGGCGTCGCGCTAATGATTAG
- the pstC gene encoding phosphate ABC transporter membrane subunit PstC, translated as MVVRTATRHRLGDWIFFNLTRLFALVTLLLLMGIILSLVQGAIPAIERFGFPFLWTGDWNPPMDRFGALIPIYGTLATSVVALTISIPISFGIALFLTELAPIWLRRPLGIAIELLAGIPSIVYGMWGLMIFVPIFSQYVQPTLTATLGKLPFIGGLFDGPPLGIGILSAGIILAVMTIPFIASVMRDVFETTPPMLKESAYALGATTWEVVWHVVLPYTKIGVIGGIMLGLGRALGETMAVTFLIGNMNFFNGFSLFLPGNSIASALANEFAEAESPIYTAALIELGLILFVITLIVLSLSEWLLMRLTAREGSRA; from the coding sequence ATGGTTGTGCGTACCGCTACCCGGCATCGCCTTGGTGACTGGATATTCTTCAATCTCACTCGGTTGTTCGCGTTAGTCACGCTGTTGCTGCTCATGGGAATCATCCTGTCACTGGTTCAAGGCGCGATACCCGCCATTGAGCGTTTTGGATTTCCATTTTTATGGACCGGCGATTGGAATCCACCCATGGATCGTTTCGGAGCGTTGATTCCTATTTATGGAACCCTGGCCACTTCCGTAGTGGCGCTAACGATTTCGATTCCGATTAGTTTTGGCATCGCGCTGTTCCTGACTGAATTAGCACCAATTTGGCTACGCCGCCCCCTGGGGATTGCCATCGAACTTCTTGCCGGGATTCCAAGTATCGTTTATGGCATGTGGGGCCTCATGATTTTCGTGCCGATTTTTTCGCAATATGTCCAACCAACGCTAACTGCGACGCTCGGTAAACTTCCATTCATCGGTGGACTTTTCGATGGCCCACCGCTCGGCATTGGTATTCTGAGCGCAGGCATTATTTTGGCAGTAATGACTATTCCCTTTATCGCCTCGGTAATGCGTGACGTATTCGAGACCACTCCGCCCATGCTGAAGGAATCCGCTTATGCTCTGGGTGCCACGACCTGGGAAGTAGTTTGGCATGTGGTATTACCCTATACCAAAATTGGTGTCATCGGTGGAATCATGCTGGGGTTGGGGCGCGCCCTGGGAGAAACAATGGCGGTAACTTTTTTAATCGGTAACATGAATTTCTTCAATGGTTTTTCTTTATTTTTACCGGGTAACAGTATTGCTTCCGCTCTAGCCAATGAATTCGCCGAGGCCGAATCTCCAATTTACACCGCCGCGTTGATCGAACTGGGATTGATTTTATTCGTGATTACCCTGATTGTGCTGTCTTTATCGGAATGGTTGCTAATGCGTCTAACCGCCCGCGAAGGGAGCCGCGCATGA